AAAAGTTATCTCAAAAGAGCTGGCATCCAGAAAAATGTGTCCTGTCACAGCCTGCGCCATTCCTTCTGTACTCGGATGCTGGAAAAAGGTGCTGACATTAAAACCATTCAAATATTAGCCGGACACGTTACGATCGCAACAACAGAGAAGTATTTACATATCGCTAACCCTAAACTTAGAAAGGAGGTGGTGTTAGCTGAAGTATGCTAATCAATCGTTCGTTAACTAATTTTTAATCTAAAAAAATATGTGCAACTGCAAAAAGCATTACCTTCCAGCGATTCCTCCGTCGGATTACAAAGGGCCGCTGGATAAATGGACAAGACAACTGAGAAAAATGGGAGCGTTCAAAGGCAGGCTTCCGAAGGATAAACTTCCGCTCAGAAGGATATGGATAGAAGAGATGGACTATCTCAAAATATTGGACGCTTGCGAGGACAGATTGACGGTAGTTCTTTAAAAAGATAAAATGAAAATAACAAAATACCAGTCGCAAAACCAACCAGACTTTCAAGAGCCTGGACTGGTCGTGTATATAAAGGGGCAACTCTCCGAAAGGTACACGACTGGTTTTGCGACTGGGCGACCCTAGGGGGTTGTCCCTTTTTGTTATGCAAAAGTAATTAAATAAACAAAAAACTATGGGAAAAATCAAACAAACAAAAATACTGGCTATTGTCGGTATACTGGGTGCAGTATTTCTTCTCTCAGGTTGTAGCGATTACAATTCTCCAGTCAGTCAGAAACCCAAATCTGCGGGTACTGTGAGCAATACCAAGGAAGTTAAGAGCGAAGACAACGAAGACGTTGCAATTGCCAATAAAAGATTTGAATGCAAGCAAGAGGCTTACAACAAATATATAGAGAAAAGAAATGTAGAATGCCATAAACTTAAACGGGAAGATGACTGTACTATGCCCCCTCTAAACTATCTTCCTCTTGAAAAAGAAAAAACAGATGCGATGGATGAATGCTACAAGACTTACAAAAGCACAGCAAAATTTAAAGGAGAGGATGAATTCTTAAAAGAAATCGGCAGAGAAAAATGTTTAAACTATGCGGAACAACTTTACATAGACAGATGGGATTCGTCATGCAAGCGATTGGGTAGAGCCAAGAACTGCACGTTACCGATTGCCATCTCAAATTCCCATGACGAACTACGAAGAGGAGAAAGAGATGAGTGCTACAATAAATATCCAGCGAAGTAATTATTAACTTAAAGAAGAAATAAAAAAATAAAAAAATTAATTTTCGTTAAGCGGATGCCGGAGGCCTATGTTTCCTTCGATGTGTTAAAAAATATCGCAGTTTAGGCCTCGGACACAGGATGGGAAAATTTTTTGAAAATCGCCTTTAACAACTAATAAAAAAACAATGAGCATAGACAAATTAATTGAAAAAGTTTTTGATGACAGTGAAAAAGAACTGGAAGATGCCAGATTCGAATATTTCAGTAAATACTCCGATTCGCAGCTGGATGAAATTTATGAGCAAGATGTGAATGCCAGAGAGGTGGTTGATATGATCAGAAGAGCAAGAAAAGGATGTTATTAACTGGACAAAAATCAATAAAACCATATTTTATATCAAGTGACAAAAAATATGAATGCTTGTTAAATACCCGTTTTTGTCGTAGGATAAAAACATAAAACGATGATTCAATTTTGCGAAAAAATACGACTAAGCATAATGTCTATCGAATAGTATATGAAAAAAACAAAAAAAATAAAAGCAATAGATTTTTTTAGTGGAGCTGGGGGAATGACTTATGGATTAAGAGAGGCTGGGATAAGAGTATTGGCAGGCATAGACAATGATCTTATTTGTAAAGAAACTTACGAAAAAAATAATCCTGGTAGTGTTTTTTTACATAAAGATGTTTCGGAATTCTCGCCGAAAGACCTGCAAAAAGAAATGAAAATTTCGAAGAAAGATGATGCTATGGTTTTTGTTGGATGCGCACCTTGTCAGTATTGGAGCATCATAAATACTACAAGAGAAAAATCAAAAAAAACAAAAAATTTAATCGTAAACTTTAAAGAGTTTGTCGAGTATTTTTTGCCTGGATATGTAATTGTTGAGAATGTGCCGGGAATTTCTTCAAAAAAAGAATCTCCAATGGGTGGTTTTATTGATTTTCTAAAAAGGAACGGGTACGAGGTTGTTTGCGAAATTGTCGATATGTCATGGTATGGCATTCCTCAAATGCGAAAAAGATTTACATTAATAGCTTCACGTGTAAATAATCCCATATTACCCGAAAGAAAAAACAAAAGAACATTATTGAATGAATGTATAGGTGAAAAAAACGGATTTTCGAAAATAAAAGCAGGGCACAGAGACGCGACACTTTTTTTGCATACTTGTTCCGGTTTGTCGGAAAAGAATATGGAACGTTTGAAGCTTACTCCCAAAAATGGTGGAGGAAGAGAAAAATGGCAGAAAAATAAAAAATACAATCTCGATTGTTATGCAGGGAAGGAAAAACAGTTTACCGATAATTACGCAAGGATGTCTTGGGATAAACCTTCGCCAACGATTACGACAAAGTTTTTCAGTATCAGTAACGGTAGATTTACTCATCCGGAAGAAAATCGTGCCATTTCATTACGTGAAGGGGCATCAATACAGACATTCCCAAAAGATTTCGAATTTGTCGGGAAAAGTATATCGGAAATAGCCAAAATGATCGGAAATGCGGTCCCCCCATTATTTGCAAAGCAACTTGGGAAATCGATAATTAAAAGTTATGACAAAAAACGATAAACAAAACAATAAATTAACGATGACTTTTGATCCGCTTACTATCGAACATCTGGGTGTTCGTATGTACTCCACCTTACCTCCGGTATTGGCCGAGCTTGTTGCTAATGCTTATGATGCCGATGCCGACAATGTGAAAATAATATTATTGGACAAAGACAAAAATAAAGAAATTATCATTAGCGACGATGGTATAGGCATGAGTTTCGATGATATCAACCAAAAATTTTTGAGAATAGGAAGAAACAGAAGAGCTGAAGATGGTGATAAAATATCGGCAAAAGGTAGGAAGGCTATAGGAAAAAAGGGTTTGGGGAAGTTGGCTTTTTTTGGTATCGCTCATGAAATAGAAATTTCATCCAAAAAAGACGGGAAAGAAAATGTGTTTTTGATGAAATGGGAAGACATAAAAAATTCTTCCGATAAAGAATATAGTCCGACACTCATAAAAAAAGATGAACGATGTTCTCACAAAGAACATGGCACAATGATTATTTTGAGAAAAATACAAAGAGAAAGTGATTTTGCTCCTGAAGACCTATCGGTTAGCTTATCCAGAATTTTTATTCTTGATCCGAGTTTCAGTATAACCATTCAGCACAATTCAGGCGATTCTATTTCGGTGAACAACGAC
This region of Parcubacteria group bacterium genomic DNA includes:
- a CDS encoding DNA cytosine methyltransferase encodes the protein MKKTKKIKAIDFFSGAGGMTYGLREAGIRVLAGIDNDLICKETYEKNNPGSVFLHKDVSEFSPKDLQKEMKISKKDDAMVFVGCAPCQYWSIINTTREKSKKTKNLIVNFKEFVEYFLPGYVIVENVPGISSKKESPMGGFIDFLKRNGYEVVCEIVDMSWYGIPQMRKRFTLIASRVNNPILPERKNKRTLLNECIGEKNGFSKIKAGHRDATLFLHTCSGLSEKNMERLKLTPKNGGGREKWQKNKKYNLDCYAGKEKQFTDNYARMSWDKPSPTITTKFFSISNGRFTHPEENRAISLREGASIQTFPKDFEFVGKSISEIAKMIGNAVPPLFAKQLGKSIIKSYDKKR